From the genome of Oscillospiraceae bacterium:
TCAATTCATCGTATTATGAGTGCTTTTCTGTCCGGTGAGAGCAAAGCGGAGATTCAAAAGAAGTACGCTGACTTTGCGCAGGAGTCCGCCAAACATTCCAGTGAACGCGAAATCTGTGCAATGAATTCTGAGCGCAGCGCAGATGACTGCTTTGCAGCCGAATATATGGCACAGCACTTGGGCGAAGAGTACGAGGGCGTAATCAGCGGTGTAACGATGCGTGGTGTCTTTGTGCAGCTGCCTAACAGTGTAGAGGGTTTTGTACCGGTCGCTTCCTTTACGGACAAACACTACGAATTTGACGGTCAGCTTTCGCAGGTTGACGAGGGGACACATGAGCGCTTGACGATTGGTGATTCTTTAAAAGTTGTCAATGTCGCTGCCGATGTTTCCAGCCGCCGTGTAGATTTTGCCCCGGCAGGGTATGACTTTATAGAAAAAGCATAATTTGTCCCTCATCCCCATATTCTGTAAGCAGGGGGGGTGAGGGATATGCTTTTGTTTGCGGGAATTCTATTTGCGGCGTTTCTACTCAGTGCAACACTGCTGGCCGCGGGGCACAGCCGGCACCCCTTTGCGGGCGCTGCAGGCAGCGTTGTTGCGGGGCTGGCCGTGCTGCTAGCGGTCAATCTGCTAGGCGGGATTACCGGGGTCACGCTGCCGGTCAGCCCGCTTTCAGTGGGAATTTCTGCTTTTTTGGGTGTGCCCGGTGTCACAACCCTGCTTTTGGTTAATTTGCTTTTTTAAGTGTATAAAAAACAGCCCCGGCCTACAGAACACATTTCTTCTGTAGGCCGGGGCTTCATCAGTACCACTCGTGCAAAAGACTGACCGCGGCGTTGCGGTCATCAATTAAAAGGGCCAGCAGCATTTGGTAAACCCGCTCCGGCGCTTTTTGAAAATTGTGCTGAATCAGCTTGGCCTGCCGCATTTCTGGTACAGTCAGCGTAAAAGACATCAGCTCTGCTTTGCCGCCGGAAATATGGCAGTGCACCTGGTACCCGCCGCCTGCACATTTTTCAATTTCAACTGCATTTTCCCGGCTGCGCCGCGCCTGTGAAAGCAGACCCACGGCGGCTTTTACTGCTTTGTCGCGCACAGAAAGGGGCAGGGCAGTGTCAAGCTGACGGGCAATACCGTGTGCCTGTGGTGTTGCTGTGTAGCAGCCGTCCTTTAAAATGAGATTCCCGTTTTCTGTCAATTCCTGTAAGGCGTTGGTTACCTCAAAGTAATTGGCCAGGCCCATTCCCTGCACGCAGGCGAGCACGTCCTCACGCGAGAGCGGTGCATTTACGCTGGAAAGCAGATAGCACAAAAGAATGCGAATCTCATCTTTCGTGCGCAGACCGCCGGGATCTACACCGGCAGTAAAAGCGTCATAGGCCATGGAAACAACACCTCCGTTTGTTCTATTTTAACACAAATCCAAAAGACAGCGCAACCGAATTTCGGCGCCTTTGCAAAAAAAGAAAGGTCATTTTTCCGCTGTCGTGCGCAGCAGAAGAATGACCTTTTCTTTGATTTTCTTATCAGCAAGGCGGTAAAGCGACAGCAGCTGCCGCTCGTCCCGCTTTAAGTCGTAAATATGGGAAAGGTTGTGATCAAAATCCGTGAAAAAGTTTTGGCCGGAATCTGCAACCTGGGGCGGCGTGTCCTCTGACCCCAGCAAGTCTGAGATCGACACACGGTAAATGCGGGCCAGCTTTTTTAGAGTGGATAAAGGCGGCGTGGTGCGGTTTGTTTCATAATACGCATAGGTAGAGCGGTCTATTTGCAAAAGGTCGCTGACATCCTGCTGTGTATATCCCCATTTTGTGCGCAGGGTGCGCAGCTGCTTTCCCAGTTGTACCCGAGTATCCACTTTTATGCCCCCTTTTCACCACAATGCAACAACAATAAATATATTTTATGCTAAAATTTTGGTTGCTTCATTGATTAGTGAAAAATAATCACAGAAATCCGGCTGGTAATATATTCCTGCTTTTTTAAGGGCAGTATGAAACATTCAGAGTATCATTGGCGTACAAAACAATAGAAAAACGGCGCCTTGTGTGCTACACTTACCTGCAGGGAGGGGGAAGCTGTGATTATCAGTGCAAGTAGGCGAAGCGATATTCCAGCCTTTTATACAGAGTGGTTTTTAAACCGCGTGAAAGCGGGCTGGGTCTATGTGCGCAGCCCGAGAAACCCGCATCAAATCAGCGAAGTTTCCCTTTCGCCAAAAGTGGTTGATGGCATTGTCTTTTGGACGAAAAATCCGCTGCCGCTGCTTGGCAGGCTTGATGAGCTGCAGGGGTATCCTTATTATTTTCAGTTTACACTGAATCCATACGGAAAGGACGCCGAACCGAATGTACCCGATAAAGTAAAAATACTGATTCCGGTCTTTCGGCAGCTGTCGCGTAAAATTGGGAAAGAGCGGGTCCTTTGGCGCTATGACCCGATTCTTTTTAGCCGAAAATATACACTGGAGTACCATGTCAAAGCTTTTGCAGCATTGGCAAAAGCACTTTCCGGATATACAGACACCTGCACGGTCAGCTTTTTGGATTATTACCGAAATACGCAGAAAAATTTGGCACCTTTGCAGTTAACCGGTGCGTTGCCGGAGGAAAAGAGGGAACTGCTGCGGCAGTTTGCAAAAACTGCACGGGCGCGGGGAATGACCCTTTGTACCTGTGCAGAGGAGGCTGACTTTCATACTCTGGGCATTTCACATGCCCACTGCATTGACAGACAGCGTTTGGAAAAACTGAACGGCTGCGGCTTGGAGCTTGCCAAAGATAAAAATCAGCGGCCCGCATGCGGCTGCGCAGAGAGCGTTGACATCGGCGCTTACGATACCTGCCGCCACAGCTGCCTGTACTGCTACGCAAATGCCGGCAGAAACGCCGTCTTAAAACATGCTGCGTTGTACGACCCGTGCTCACCGCTGCTTTTTGGGAAACCCGAACAGGGAGATACCGTGAAACCACGTGTAGCACCTTCCTGCAAAAGCGGCCAGCTTCGTTTTTTCTAGCAGCAAAACCTCATAAGAAGGAATATAAAAAGGCCGCCCGAGTGTTTTTCACTTAGGCGGCCTTTTTGTTAAAATGGGAGAACTCTTAAAATAGGAGAATAGGGAACAAAATGAATTTTTATGCCTGCGCGCTCAGGACAGCGCGCACTTCGTATGTTTTCTTTTCGGGGTCATAGGGAATCAAGTTGCCTGCAATGGTTTTGCCGTCGACAGTCAGCTGCGGAACACCCTTTTCAGCGCCGTTGGGATTTTCCACTGTAATGTGGTAGGTGGCACCGCGGTAAAGGCGTGTCACTGTGAAGCCCTTGCAGGTATGAGGAATGCAGGGATTGACGCGTAGGCCGTCCAGTGTGGGCTGAATGCCCAGCATGTATTGGCTGACATCGGCAAAAGTCCATGCGGCGGTGCCGGTGAGCCAGCTGTTTTTGGCTTCACCGAAAGATGGCGCATCTTTGCCGGCAACCATTTGGCTGTAGACATATGGTTCGGTGCGGTGGATTTCACTGATGTTTTCAATATAGGCCGGGCAGGTTTTGCGGTAGACCTCAAAAGCGCGGTCACCGTGGCCCGCGACTGCCTCTGCACAGCTGATCCATGGGTTGTTGTGGCAGAAAATGCCGGCGTTTTCCTTGTAGCCCGGCGGGTAGCTGGAAATTTCGCCGAGGTTCAAGCGGTAAGTGGTATAAGCAGGCTGCAAAAGGACAATACCGTATTTGGTATCCAGCTTTTCTTTTACGCTTTGCAGGGCACGGTCAGCCAGGCCCTCTTTCAGACCAATGCCTGCCATAACGCACATGCCCTGGGGCTCGATGAAAATCTGGCCTTCATCGCAGACGTGGCTGCCGACAGGCTCGCTGTAGGCGTCATATGCGCGAATAAACCACTCGCCGTCCCAGCCGGCGCCCATGACAGCCTTGCGCATCTGTTCTACTTCTGCACGTACCTGTGCGGCTTCTTCTGCTTTTCCGCAGTGCTCGCAGATGTCGGCGTATTCGCCACCATACTTTACAAACATGCCGCCGATAAAGACACTTTCCGCTTTTCCGGTTTCTTTGTTGGAGCAGGTCTGGAAGCTTTCGCCCGGCTCGGAAGAGAAGCAGTTGAGGTTCAGACAGTCATTCCAGTCTGCGCGGCCAATCAGCGGCAGGCCGTGCGGACCTTTGTGTGAACAGGAGTAGGCAAAGCTGCGGCGCAAATGCTCCAGCAGAGGCTGCGCCTTGCTTTCGTCATTGTCAAAGGCAACCACTTCCTGCAGAATAGAGAAGTCACCGGTTTCACGCAGATAGGCATTGGTACCCGCAATCAGCCACAGTGGGTCATCATTAAAGCCGCTGCCGATGTCGGCATTGCCTTTTTTAGTCAGCGGCTGATACTGATGATAAGAGCTGCCATCTTCAAACTGCGTTGCAGCAATGTCAAGTATGCGCTGGCGTGCGCGCGCTGGCACTAAGTGCGCAATTCCCAGCAGGTCTTGGCAGGAGTCACGGAAGCCCATGCCGCGGCCGGTGCCGCTTTCAAAGTAACTGGCGCTGCGGCTGAGGTTAAACGTGACCATGCACTGATACTGGTTCCAAATATTGACCATGCGGTCTAGGCGGCTGTCCTCTGACTTCACCGTAAAGCGGGAAAGCAGGGATTCCCAGTAGCTGTGCAGTTTTGCTAAGGCATCATCTACCTGTGCGTCGGTGCGGTATTTCTGCATCATCTGTACAGCGCGGGTTTTATTAATGACACCGGGCGCTTCCCACTTGTCATCGGCGGGATTTTCCACATAGCCCAGCACAAAGATATAGCTGCAGCTTTCCTGCGGTTTCAGGTTTACCTGTAGGTGGTGGCTGCCAATCGGCTGCCAGCCGTGCGCAATGCTGTTGCCGGATTTGTTTTCCAGTACAGCGCGCGGCTCGCTGTAGCCGCGGTCCAGACCGCAGAAACTGTCGCGGCTGGTATCAAAGCCGCAGACGGGCTTGTTTACCGTATAGAAAGAAAAGTGCCGGCGGCGCTCGCGATATTCAGTTTTGTGGTAAATGGTGCTGCCGACTACTTCGACTTCGCCTGTGCTGAAATTTCGCTGGAAATTATTGGCGTCATCGACGGCGTTCCATAGGCAGAACTCGGCCAAGCTGAAAATATCCAGTTCCTTTGGTTTATCTGTACTGTTTGTCAGGGTCAGGCGGTGTACTTCGCAGTTGTCATCAACCGGCACAAAGCACTCTAAAGAAGCGGATACGCCGTTTTTTGAGCTTTCCAAAACCGTGTAGCCCATGCCATGGCGGCAGCGGTAGCTGTCGAGGTCGGTTTTCATCGGCTTCCAGCCGGGGTTCCAGATGGTGCTGCCATCTTTGATGTAGTAATAGCGGCCGATGCTGTCCAGTGGGCAGTCGTTGTAGCGGTAGCGTGTAATGCGGCGCAGCTTTGCGTCCTGATAAAAACAGTAGCCGCCGGCAGTATTAGAAATAAGGGAGAAAAATTGCTGGCTGCCCAGGTAGTTGATCCAGGGCAGGGGGGTGTGCGGTGTGGTGATTACATATTCTTTGTTTTGGTCGTCAAAATAGCCAAATTGCATGACGGCGCTCCTTTCTGGTAGCTCACGGTGAAAACGTTTAAGAAAAAGAAGTTTTCGGATACTATATAAAAACAATACAACATCTCAAGGAATTTTGCAACACATAATTATATTTTTATTTAAAGTACACAAATATAGGGCAAAAAAATAGATCTTCGAAAATGGAATAACAAGAATGATAAAAGAAAACGATTTCGCAAATAGTGCTGAAAATTTAAATATTTCATGCAAATATTTAGAGAAAAGACTGTATAAGCAATTTTATAAAAAGAATTTTTGCTAAAAAATCTGTATTTTCAGAATATTGATCTTAATTTTATAGGATTACATCAAAAACTGATTGCATTTTAGCAATAAATACAGTATATTATAGATG
Proteins encoded in this window:
- a CDS encoding pro-sigmaK processing inhibitor BofA family protein, which translates into the protein MLLFAGILFAAFLLSATLLAAGHSRHPFAGAAGSVVAGLAVLLAVNLLGGITGVTLPVSPLSVGISAFLGVPGVTTLLLVNLLF
- a CDS encoding DUF4364 family protein — encoded protein: MAYDAFTAGVDPGGLRTKDEIRILLCYLLSSVNAPLSREDVLACVQGMGLANYFEVTNALQELTENGNLILKDGCYTATPQAHGIARQLDTALPLSVRDKAVKAAVGLLSQARRSRENAVEIEKCAGGGYQVHCHISGGKAELMSFTLTVPEMRQAKLIQHNFQKAPERVYQMLLALLIDDRNAAVSLLHEWY
- a CDS encoding helix-turn-helix transcriptional regulator; its protein translation is MDTRVQLGKQLRTLRTKWGYTQQDVSDLLQIDRSTYAYYETNRTTPPLSTLKKLARIYRVSISDLLGSEDTPPQVADSGQNFFTDFDHNLSHIYDLKRDERQLLSLYRLADKKIKEKVILLLRTTAEK
- a CDS encoding DUF1848 domain-containing protein gives rise to the protein MIISASRRSDIPAFYTEWFLNRVKAGWVYVRSPRNPHQISEVSLSPKVVDGIVFWTKNPLPLLGRLDELQGYPYYFQFTLNPYGKDAEPNVPDKVKILIPVFRQLSRKIGKERVLWRYDPILFSRKYTLEYHVKAFAALAKALSGYTDTCTVSFLDYYRNTQKNLAPLQLTGALPEEKRELLRQFAKTARARGMTLCTCAEEADFHTLGISHAHCIDRQRLEKLNGCGLELAKDKNQRPACGCAESVDIGAYDTCRHSCLYCYANAGRNAVLKHAALYDPCSPLLFGKPEQGDTVKPRVAPSCKSGQLRFF
- a CDS encoding glycosyl transferase; its protein translation is MQFGYFDDQNKEYVITTPHTPLPWINYLGSQQFFSLISNTAGGYCFYQDAKLRRITRYRYNDCPLDSIGRYYYIKDGSTIWNPGWKPMKTDLDSYRCRHGMGYTVLESSKNGVSASLECFVPVDDNCEVHRLTLTNSTDKPKELDIFSLAEFCLWNAVDDANNFQRNFSTGEVEVVGSTIYHKTEYRERRRHFSFYTVNKPVCGFDTSRDSFCGLDRGYSEPRAVLENKSGNSIAHGWQPIGSHHLQVNLKPQESCSYIFVLGYVENPADDKWEAPGVINKTRAVQMMQKYRTDAQVDDALAKLHSYWESLLSRFTVKSEDSRLDRMVNIWNQYQCMVTFNLSRSASYFESGTGRGMGFRDSCQDLLGIAHLVPARARQRILDIAATQFEDGSSYHQYQPLTKKGNADIGSGFNDDPLWLIAGTNAYLRETGDFSILQEVVAFDNDESKAQPLLEHLRRSFAYSCSHKGPHGLPLIGRADWNDCLNLNCFSSEPGESFQTCSNKETGKAESVFIGGMFVKYGGEYADICEHCGKAEEAAQVRAEVEQMRKAVMGAGWDGEWFIRAYDAYSEPVGSHVCDEGQIFIEPQGMCVMAGIGLKEGLADRALQSVKEKLDTKYGIVLLQPAYTTYRLNLGEISSYPPGYKENAGIFCHNNPWISCAEAVAGHGDRAFEVYRKTCPAYIENISEIHRTEPYVYSQMVAGKDAPSFGEAKNSWLTGTAAWTFADVSQYMLGIQPTLDGLRVNPCIPHTCKGFTVTRLYRGATYHITVENPNGAEKGVPQLTVDGKTIAGNLIPYDPEKKTYEVRAVLSAQA